Proteins encoded by one window of Deltaproteobacteria bacterium HGW-Deltaproteobacteria-4:
- a CDS encoding DNA polymerase III subunit chi, protein MKERRAEFVRLRKSERARHLFELAVEFYNSGQRVLILVADDDQGVKLDHFLWTWKRDSFLPHAFDNGAVECLGDPIVIASTERNANASRVVILGRPAPLNFLRQFDTVIDFAETYDEELAAASRKRYRVYQEAGFVTTLRE, encoded by the coding sequence ATGAAAGAACGTCGCGCCGAATTCGTTCGTCTGCGCAAATCGGAACGGGCGCGCCATCTCTTTGAGTTGGCAGTTGAATTCTATAACTCCGGCCAACGGGTGCTGATTCTTGTCGCGGATGATGATCAGGGGGTCAAACTCGATCACTTTTTGTGGACGTGGAAAAGAGATTCTTTTTTGCCGCATGCCTTTGACAACGGCGCTGTTGAGTGTCTCGGCGATCCAATCGTCATTGCCTCGACCGAGCGCAATGCCAACGCCAGTCGGGTCGTTATCCTCGGCCGGCCGGCACCGCTGAATTTCCTTCGCCAGTTTGATACTGTCATCGACTTTGCCGAAACCTACGATGAAGAACTCGCCGCAGCCAGTCGCAAACGGTACCGCGTTTATCAGGAAGCCGGTTTTGTCACTACCCTCCGTGAATAG
- a CDS encoding RNA methyltransferase, with the protein MSLSIAPATPLTNIAVILIEPQGPLNIGSVCRVMMNFGLADLRLVNPQTDHLGEEARRMAVRATPLLEQARVYLSLPDALAGCSLAIGTTRRFGKYREDFIHPNDAGREILTAAATASTALVFGREDRGLHTNELDLCQRFLTIPTSDELPSMNLAQAVAVCLYEVGQAAAQAAGKVRERRRKSAPSAAIEAMYSHMRQSLLEIGYLDPQNPEHILRTFRRIFSRAGLNERDVRILQGLWSRLDWIENERRKTKENK; encoded by the coding sequence ATGTCTCTCTCCATCGCGCCAGCAACGCCATTAACCAACATTGCCGTCATTCTCATCGAACCGCAAGGTCCTCTCAATATCGGCTCGGTCTGCCGGGTGATGATGAACTTCGGTCTGGCGGATCTCCGTCTGGTTAATCCCCAGACGGATCACCTCGGTGAAGAAGCGCGACGCATGGCGGTGCGGGCCACTCCCCTTCTGGAGCAGGCGCGGGTCTATCTCTCCCTCCCTGACGCCCTGGCCGGCTGCAGCCTCGCCATCGGCACCACCCGTCGGTTCGGCAAATACCGGGAGGACTTCATCCACCCCAATGATGCCGGGCGGGAGATCCTGACGGCAGCAGCCACGGCTTCGACCGCCCTGGTCTTCGGTCGCGAGGATCGCGGCCTCCACACCAACGAACTTGATCTTTGTCAGCGCTTCCTCACCATCCCCACCAGCGACGAACTGCCGTCGATGAATCTCGCTCAGGCTGTCGCTGTCTGCCTTTATGAAGTCGGTCAGGCGGCCGCACAAGCCGCAGGGAAAGTGCGGGAACGGCGACGCAAGAGCGCCCCCTCCGCGGCGATTGAAGCGATGTACAGTCACATGCGCCAGAGCCTTTTGGAGATCGGTTACCTTGACCCGCAGAATCCTGAACACATCCTCCGCACCTTCCGTCGCATCTTCAGTCGCGCCGGTCTCAATGAACGGGATGTACGCATTCTGCAGGGACTCTGGAGCCGCCTCGACTGGATCGAGAACGAGCGCCGTAAAACTAAGGAGAACAAGTGA
- the pgaD gene encoding poly-beta-1,6-N-acetyl-D-glucosamine biosynthesis protein PgaD, with protein sequence MKPPIIENPKGVSRLQRYSQGVLTGMFWVFLGVLLWPLLTLGAWLLGGHLAFLAMFRFDGLGSLFRVPFVYILVVVLIGVVLIGWSSYNLLRFRHHERRTRQPDALMQAQLAEFFGVEEEQVRRWQTSRRIVMSHDEQGRPS encoded by the coding sequence ATGAAGCCACCCATCATCGAAAACCCCAAGGGAGTCTCGCGGTTGCAGCGCTACAGCCAGGGTGTGTTGACCGGCATGTTCTGGGTGTTTCTCGGAGTGCTGCTGTGGCCGCTATTGACTCTCGGCGCCTGGCTGTTGGGCGGTCATCTGGCCTTTCTGGCGATGTTTCGCTTCGATGGTCTCGGCAGCTTGTTTCGCGTGCCATTTGTGTACATTTTAGTGGTGGTGCTCATCGGGGTGGTTCTGATCGGATGGTCCAGCTACAACCTGCTGCGCTTTCGCCATCACGAGCGGCGCACGCGACAGCCCGATGCCTTGATGCAGGCGCAACTGGCGGAATTTTTCGGCGTGGAGGAGGAACAGGTGCGGCGCTGGCAGACAAGTCGACGCATCGTCATGAGCCATGATGAGCAGGGTCGGCCGAGCTAG
- a CDS encoding ArsR family transcriptional regulator, with product MAQQEFDKHVNLERQAEILKVLGHPIRLKIVAGLLSQSCNVKKIWECLELPQATVSQHLSLLKSKQIIAGRRDGTEVFYSVISSEAKDIIAAIFAPQNLCR from the coding sequence ATGGCGCAACAGGAGTTCGACAAACATGTCAATCTCGAACGTCAAGCAGAAATACTCAAAGTCCTCGGCCATCCGATCCGCCTGAAAATTGTTGCCGGACTCCTTTCCCAGAGTTGTAACGTCAAAAAGATCTGGGAGTGTCTGGAATTGCCCCAGGCGACTGTTTCCCAGCATTTGTCGCTATTGAAGAGTAAACAGATCATTGCCGGCCGCCGCGACGGTACGGAAGTTTTTTACAGCGTCATATCTTCTGAAGCCAAGGATATTATCGCCGCAATCTTTGCCCCACAAAATCTTTGTCGCTGA
- a CDS encoding phosphopentomutase — protein MPSQSVPIQRVILIVLDGVGIGALPDAASYGDSGANTLLHIAQAKGGLSLPNLQSLGLGNILHLPGIPPSLPATAHYGRMQPCASGKDSTTGHWEICGVTQLQPFSTFPHGFPAEIIAAFQEQTGLEPLGNIAASGTDVLRLFGEEHLRSGRPIIYTSVDSVLQIAAHEEIMAPERLYEICRIARKILDPYRVARVIARPFRGTAVDDFKRTRRRRDFSMLPTTPTILDDLINNRLPVYAIGKISDLFAGQGISNSVSTRNNQEGMEQTVAALKEIERGVIFTNLIDFDMEFGHRLDVAGFARALERFDSDLALLLAALSPTDLLIITADHGCDPTTAGSDHSREYVPLLVWQSGMTAGRDLGTRATFADIAATIATIFFLPLRNGTPLVLE, from the coding sequence ATGCCTTCTCAGTCCGTACCGATTCAACGCGTTATCCTCATCGTCCTTGACGGCGTTGGTATCGGTGCCCTGCCGGATGCCGCCAGTTATGGTGACAGTGGAGCCAATACCCTGTTGCATATTGCCCAGGCAAAGGGCGGCTTGTCTCTCCCCAATCTGCAGAGTCTCGGTCTTGGTAATATTTTACATCTCCCCGGCATCCCCCCCTCATTACCTGCTACGGCACATTACGGGCGGATGCAGCCGTGTGCCTCCGGCAAGGATTCCACCACCGGCCATTGGGAAATCTGCGGCGTAACACAATTGCAGCCCTTTTCTACCTTTCCGCACGGTTTCCCCGCTGAAATCATCGCGGCCTTTCAGGAACAGACCGGTTTGGAGCCACTGGGTAATATCGCGGCGAGCGGCACAGATGTTTTGCGACTTTTTGGAGAAGAACACCTGCGCAGCGGCCGTCCGATTATCTATACCAGTGTCGATTCCGTACTTCAGATTGCCGCGCATGAAGAGATCATGGCCCCGGAGCGTCTTTACGAAATCTGCCGGATAGCCCGGAAGATTCTCGACCCCTATCGCGTCGCACGGGTCATTGCCCGCCCCTTTAGGGGCACTGCGGTCGATGACTTTAAAAGGACGCGGCGACGTCGTGATTTTTCCATGCTGCCAACCACGCCGACAATCCTTGATGATCTCATCAATAATCGTTTGCCTGTTTACGCCATCGGTAAAATCAGCGACCTGTTTGCCGGGCAGGGCATCTCGAACTCTGTCTCCACCCGCAATAATCAGGAGGGGATGGAGCAGACCGTGGCGGCCCTTAAAGAGATAGAGCGGGGGGTGATCTTCACCAATCTTATCGACTTCGATATGGAGTTCGGACATCGCCTCGATGTGGCCGGCTTCGCCCGGGCTCTGGAACGATTTGATTCGGACCTTGCTTTGCTCCTTGCTGCCTTGTCTCCGACTGACCTCCTCATCATCACCGCTGACCACGGTTGCGACCCGACCACCGCCGGGAGCGATCATAGCCGTGAGTATGTGCCGCTCCTCGTCTGGCAGTCGGGCATGACGGCAGGCAGGGATCTGGGGACACGGGCGACCTTTGCCGATATTGCCGCCACCATTGCAACAATCTTCTTTTTGCCCCTCCGCAACGGCACGCCTCTGGTGCTGGAGTAG
- a CDS encoding flavodoxin family protein: MNVVAFNGSPKENGNTAAALKLVGSILEGAGVTVNFVHLGKEVIRGCTACGACIKNRNERCIIETDNVNDYIQLMKNADGILLGSPVHFAAIAGTMKSFLDRAFYVTGVNSSLLRHKVGAAVVAVRRSGGVTTFDALNHYINYAEMVMPGSNYWNVIHGTRPGDTVKDEEGEQIMHTLGRNMLWLLQLIEAGKSTHPAPALERKVYTNFVR, encoded by the coding sequence ATGAACGTTGTAGCCTTTAACGGTAGTCCGAAAGAGAATGGCAATACTGCGGCCGCATTAAAACTCGTTGGATCGATATTGGAAGGGGCGGGAGTCACCGTCAACTTCGTGCATCTCGGCAAAGAGGTGATTCGCGGCTGCACGGCCTGCGGCGCCTGCATCAAAAATCGCAATGAGCGTTGCATCATCGAAACAGACAACGTCAACGATTACATCCAGTTGATGAAGAATGCCGACGGTATCCTCCTGGGCTCACCAGTGCACTTCGCGGCGATTGCCGGTACCATGAAATCTTTTCTTGATCGCGCCTTTTACGTCACCGGGGTCAACAGTTCGCTGCTGCGCCATAAGGTCGGCGCTGCTGTTGTCGCCGTCCGTCGCTCCGGCGGGGTCACAACCTTTGATGCCTTGAACCACTATATCAACTATGCTGAAATGGTCATGCCCGGATCCAATTACTGGAACGTCATCCACGGCACCCGTCCCGGCGATACCGTCAAGGATGAAGAGGGCGAACAGATCATGCATACCCTGGGACGGAATATGCTCTGGCTACTGCAGTTAATCGAGGCGGGCAAGAGCACGCATCCGGCTCCGGCCCTGGAGCGTAAGGTTTACACCAACTTTGTCAGATGA
- a CDS encoding preprotein translocase subunit SecA — MIGNILKKIFGSESDRELKRLQPLVDKINSLEAQTIALSDEQLRARTEEFRARLRQGESLDDILPEAFAVVREAGRRILGMRHFDTQLIGGMVLHQGKIAEMKTGEGKTLVSTLPAYLNALSGQSVHIVTVNDYLARRDSEWMGNIHRFLGLSVGVIVHGLNDAERKAAYACDITYCTNNELGFDYLRDNMKFSLDDYVQRDLNFAIVDEVDSILIDEARTPLIISGPSEGSSEHYYTVNKIIPRLVKGEMIEHRDGKIGLSSKEYTGDYTIDEKAKNAALTEQGVLTVEKLLGISNLFDPKHIEILHHANQALRAHTLFRRDVDYVVNDGEIVIVDEFTGRMMPGRRWSDGLHQAIEAKEGVKIESENQTLATITFQNYFRMYKKLAGMTGTADTEATEFNEIYKLGVSVVPTNRPMIRIDQADVIYKSEKEKFNAVVADVIERHAKGQPSLVGTISIEKSETLALMLREKGIPHYVLNAKHHDREAEIVAQAGRKGAVTIATNMAGRGTDIILGGNPEMMTKRLAAEVANSEEVYADLQEKCRELCAKEKEEVLAAGGLYICGTERHESRRIDNQLRGRSGRQGDPGESRFYLSLEDDLLRIFGSHRVAFIMDKLKIPENEPIEHGMISKAIENAQKKVEAHNYEIRKHLIDYDDVMNKQREVIYSQRKEVLSGVGVREIFQSIIDETIDTLVASHCPPAVKGHEQHWDLDALVDECYSLFCFRPQLPSVQTPQEMHEALQAAVNKRLQEKEADFTTPVMDQLMKILLLQAIDGQWKDHLLSIDHLKEGIGLRGYAQKNPKEEYKKEAYSLFMDLMIRIRQEVVTKLFYVQLVHEEDVAKMEAEELERNRATLRGMTGEDEGAEEHRPLTREEEKVGRNELCPCGSGKKYKKCCGQG, encoded by the coding sequence ATGATTGGTAATATCCTGAAAAAGATTTTTGGCAGCGAGAGTGATCGCGAATTGAAGCGGTTGCAACCCCTCGTTGACAAGATTAACTCCCTGGAAGCGCAGACAATCGCCCTTTCTGACGAGCAGCTCCGTGCCAGGACTGAAGAGTTCCGGGCTCGGCTCCGCCAAGGCGAGTCCCTTGATGACATTCTTCCTGAAGCCTTCGCGGTGGTGCGTGAAGCCGGGCGACGAATTCTCGGTATGCGTCATTTTGACACCCAGCTTATTGGCGGCATGGTTTTGCATCAGGGGAAAATTGCCGAGATGAAGACCGGCGAAGGGAAGACCCTGGTCTCGACCCTCCCGGCCTACCTGAATGCTCTCAGTGGTCAGAGTGTCCATATTGTCACCGTCAACGATTACCTGGCGCGCCGTGACTCGGAATGGATGGGCAATATCCATCGTTTCCTCGGTTTGAGCGTCGGAGTCATCGTCCACGGGCTCAACGATGCCGAACGCAAGGCGGCTTACGCCTGCGATATTACCTACTGCACGAATAATGAACTCGGCTTTGACTATCTGCGCGACAATATGAAGTTTTCTCTCGACGATTATGTCCAGAGGGATTTGAATTTTGCCATCGTTGACGAGGTCGACTCCATCCTTATCGACGAAGCACGGACACCGCTGATCATCTCCGGCCCGAGTGAGGGGTCCAGCGAGCACTATTACACCGTCAACAAGATTATCCCGCGGCTGGTCAAAGGGGAGATGATCGAGCACCGGGATGGCAAGATCGGCCTGTCGAGTAAAGAATATACTGGCGATTATACCATTGATGAAAAGGCCAAGAACGCCGCTTTGACCGAGCAGGGGGTCCTCACCGTTGAGAAGTTGCTGGGGATCTCCAATCTCTTCGATCCCAAGCATATCGAGATTTTGCACCATGCCAATCAGGCGCTGCGGGCGCACACACTCTTCCGGCGTGATGTCGATTATGTGGTCAATGATGGCGAGATCGTCATTGTCGACGAATTTACCGGCCGGATGATGCCGGGTCGGCGCTGGAGTGACGGTTTGCACCAGGCGATCGAAGCAAAAGAAGGGGTCAAGATTGAAAGTGAAAATCAGACTCTGGCGACGATCACTTTCCAGAATTACTTCCGCATGTATAAAAAACTTGCGGGGATGACCGGCACTGCCGATACCGAGGCGACCGAATTCAACGAGATCTACAAGTTGGGGGTTTCGGTCGTTCCGACCAATCGTCCGATGATTCGAATTGACCAGGCGGATGTTATTTATAAATCGGAGAAGGAAAAATTTAACGCAGTTGTGGCGGATGTGATCGAGCGCCATGCTAAAGGGCAACCGTCGCTGGTCGGCACCATCTCCATCGAAAAGTCAGAAACACTGGCGTTAATGTTACGCGAAAAAGGGATCCCCCACTACGTCCTTAATGCCAAGCACCATGATCGCGAAGCTGAGATTGTTGCCCAGGCCGGCCGCAAGGGGGCTGTGACGATCGCCACGAATATGGCCGGGCGCGGCACGGATATCATCCTCGGAGGAAATCCCGAGATGATGACGAAGCGTCTTGCCGCCGAAGTCGCCAACAGCGAGGAAGTCTACGCCGATCTCCAGGAAAAATGCCGTGAGCTTTGTGCCAAGGAGAAGGAAGAAGTGCTTGCCGCCGGCGGCCTTTATATCTGCGGTACCGAGCGTCACGAATCGCGGCGTATCGATAACCAGTTGCGCGGCCGTTCCGGCCGGCAAGGGGACCCCGGTGAGAGCCGTTTTTATCTCTCCCTGGAAGACGATCTACTGCGCATCTTCGGCTCACATCGCGTCGCTTTCATAATGGATAAACTGAAAATCCCTGAAAATGAGCCGATTGAGCATGGCATGATCTCCAAGGCGATCGAAAATGCCCAGAAGAAGGTCGAAGCGCATAACTATGAGATCCGCAAGCATCTTATCGATTATGATGACGTCATGAACAAGCAGCGCGAGGTCATCTATTCACAACGCAAAGAGGTTCTTTCCGGCGTCGGTGTCCGTGAGATTTTCCAATCGATCATTGACGAAACGATCGACACCCTCGTCGCTTCGCATTGTCCTCCTGCGGTCAAGGGGCATGAACAGCACTGGGACCTCGATGCATTAGTCGACGAGTGTTACTCGCTCTTCTGTTTTCGGCCGCAACTCCCGAGCGTGCAAACGCCCCAGGAGATGCACGAAGCGTTGCAGGCGGCGGTCAACAAGCGTTTACAGGAGAAGGAAGCCGACTTCACCACGCCGGTGATGGATCAGTTGATGAAGATTCTTCTGCTACAGGCGATCGACGGACAGTGGAAAGATCATCTGCTCTCCATCGATCATCTCAAGGAAGGGATCGGTCTGCGCGGCTATGCGCAGAAAAACCCCAAAGAGGAATACAAAAAAGAGGCCTACAGTCTCTTTATGGATCTGATGATCCGCATCCGTCAGGAAGTAGTGACCAAGCTCTTTTACGTGCAATTGGTGCATGAGGAGGATGTGGCAAAGATGGAAGCGGAAGAACTGGAGCGCAACCGCGCTACCTTGCGGGGAATGACCGGTGAAGATGAAGGCGCAGAAGAACATCGGCCCCTTACCCGGGAAGAAGAGAAGGTCGGGCGCAATGAACTGTGCCCCTGCGGCAGCGGCAAGAAGTATAAAAAATGTTGCGGGCAGGGTTAA
- a CDS encoding 23S rRNA (uracil(1939)-C(5))-methyltransferase RlmD encodes MLELTIENLVFGGNGLGRLDGKAIFVPLTAPGDQILCRIVRDKGRWAEAELVEILQPAAERITPPCPVFGLCGGCQWQFLPYSEQARWKEAIYRDLLQRQAGVAAEKIRPIVVAPEPYAYRSRAQFKCCHGSQDFTLGFFRKGSHNVEGINACPLLPAAVNQLIPLLKSAIDGTAVATHIPQIDAGIDDRGKVRLVIHARNNAGAEVAELLRPLALQEDFALFVQSDRREEGLRHVCGEEDLVINCDTPPLALAYKAGGFSQINLEQNRTLLNAVLSAAELQGKERVIDLYCGMGNFSLPLALRCAEVVGVEDYAPSIIQAKINARQNSLKNTQFYARPAFGALRAYGQAAPFDLVVLDPPREGASDVCRELIDLGPPRILYISCDPATQARDLKTLLNNGYRCLSAQPFDFFPQTHHIESLVVLVRN; translated from the coding sequence ATGCTCGAATTGACCATTGAGAACCTCGTCTTTGGCGGCAACGGTCTCGGTCGTCTCGACGGCAAAGCGATCTTTGTCCCGCTGACCGCTCCCGGTGATCAGATCCTTTGTCGCATTGTTCGCGACAAGGGGCGCTGGGCCGAAGCCGAACTGGTCGAAATCCTCCAGCCAGCAGCCGAGCGGATCACACCACCTTGTCCGGTCTTTGGTCTGTGCGGCGGCTGTCAGTGGCAATTCCTGCCTTATAGCGAGCAGGCAAGGTGGAAGGAAGCGATTTATCGCGATCTCCTCCAGCGTCAAGCCGGGGTAGCCGCCGAGAAGATCCGGCCGATTGTCGTTGCGCCGGAACCTTACGCCTATCGCAGTCGCGCCCAGTTCAAATGTTGCCACGGCAGCCAAGATTTTACTCTCGGATTTTTTCGCAAAGGGAGTCATAACGTCGAAGGAATCAACGCCTGCCCCCTGCTGCCGGCGGCGGTGAATCAGCTGATTCCATTGCTGAAGTCGGCGATTGACGGAACCGCCGTGGCCACCCATATCCCCCAAATCGACGCGGGCATCGATGATCGCGGCAAGGTGCGGCTAGTCATCCATGCCCGCAACAATGCCGGCGCTGAAGTCGCAGAGCTGCTGCGCCCCCTGGCTCTTCAGGAGGATTTTGCGCTCTTCGTGCAGAGTGATCGTCGGGAAGAGGGATTACGTCATGTTTGCGGCGAGGAAGATCTGGTCATCAACTGCGACACGCCGCCCTTGGCGTTGGCGTACAAGGCCGGAGGATTCTCCCAGATCAATCTCGAGCAGAATCGCACTCTGCTCAACGCCGTCCTCAGCGCCGCAGAGTTACAAGGGAAGGAGCGGGTTATCGATCTATACTGCGGAATGGGAAATTTTTCGCTCCCACTGGCTCTGCGTTGTGCCGAAGTCGTCGGTGTGGAGGATTATGCGCCGTCGATCATCCAAGCCAAGATTAATGCCCGACAAAACAGTCTGAAAAATACCCAATTTTACGCCCGTCCGGCTTTTGGTGCCCTGCGCGCTTACGGTCAGGCTGCACCCTTCGATCTCGTCGTCCTCGATCCACCGCGGGAGGGCGCGAGCGATGTCTGCCGCGAACTTATCGACCTTGGCCCGCCGCGCATCCTCTATATCTCCTGCGACCCGGCCACGCAAGCCCGGGATCTCAAGACCCTCCTCAATAACGGCTATCGCTGCCTCTCCGCCCAACCCTTCGATTTCTTCCCGCAAACCCATCACATCGAAAGTTTGGTCGTTCTCGTTCGCAACTGA
- a CDS encoding ornithine acetyltransferase: protein MQNLKIKGFRFAACSAGIKKSGKLDMGLIVSSTPARCAAVYTTNKVVAAPIVITRERLSAGICQAILVNSGNANACTGTSGHAVALQTAELVAAQLQIPVETVAIASTGVIGQLLPLAPFEAFLPQLVSTLNEDQCAGVAEAIRTTDAYPKIATAKGDSNGHPYNIVAIAKGAGMIHPNMATMLSFVMTDAQVAPDLLDGALRRAVDASFNSITVDRDTSTNDMVLILANGAATGAELQNNTPDGDVFSEHLASVLLQLAKLIVKDGEGATKVVEIEVRGALDDAEARQAAMSVATSSLVKTAFFGEDANWGRIIAAVGYSGAEIDPQRVAVSFGGVSVVRDGISTGAELEAKATAVLKQPEFKVTIDLHLGSGLGRYFTSDLTYDYVKCNASYRS, encoded by the coding sequence ATGCAAAATCTCAAGATAAAAGGCTTTCGTTTTGCCGCCTGCTCTGCCGGGATCAAGAAGAGCGGTAAGCTCGACATGGGTTTGATCGTTTCGTCGACACCGGCGCGTTGTGCAGCGGTCTATACCACCAACAAGGTTGTGGCCGCGCCAATCGTCATCACCCGCGAGCGTCTGTCTGCAGGTATCTGTCAGGCGATTCTGGTCAACAGCGGCAATGCCAATGCCTGCACCGGTACTTCCGGCCATGCCGTCGCCCTGCAGACGGCTGAACTTGTCGCCGCGCAGTTGCAGATTCCAGTCGAAACAGTTGCCATCGCTTCGACCGGAGTCATCGGTCAACTCCTGCCTTTGGCTCCCTTTGAAGCGTTTCTGCCGCAACTGGTTAGCACTCTCAATGAAGATCAATGTGCCGGCGTTGCTGAGGCGATCCGCACCACTGATGCCTACCCCAAAATAGCCACAGCAAAAGGGGACAGCAACGGCCATCCCTACAATATCGTCGCCATTGCCAAGGGGGCGGGGATGATCCATCCGAATATGGCGACCATGCTTTCCTTTGTCATGACCGATGCGCAGGTCGCACCGGATCTTCTCGATGGGGCTTTGCGGCGTGCCGTTGATGCATCTTTTAATAGTATCACCGTCGATCGCGATACTTCGACCAACGATATGGTTTTGATCCTCGCTAACGGCGCAGCGACGGGAGCGGAGCTCCAAAACAATACTCCGGACGGGGATGTTTTTAGCGAACATCTCGCGTCTGTACTGTTGCAACTGGCGAAGTTGATTGTCAAGGACGGGGAAGGGGCGACCAAGGTCGTCGAGATCGAAGTACGCGGGGCACTGGACGATGCTGAAGCGCGGCAGGCGGCCATGAGTGTTGCCACCTCCAGTCTGGTCAAGACCGCCTTCTTTGGCGAGGACGCCAACTGGGGCCGGATCATTGCCGCAGTCGGTTACTCCGGGGCGGAAATCGATCCACAGCGGGTCGCTGTCTCCTTTGGTGGAGTATCAGTTGTGCGTGACGGCATCAGCACCGGCGCTGAACTTGAAGCCAAAGCCACCGCTGTACTGAAGCAGCCCGAATTCAAGGTGACCATCGATCTCCATCTTGGGAGCGGCCTGGGACGCTATTTCACTTCGGATTTGACTTACGACTATGTCAAGTGCAATGCCTCTTATCGAAGTTGA
- a CDS encoding 16S rRNA (uracil(1498)-N(3))-methyltransferase: MKNSPQPVANGTAFIRKPVLSLPSVNSGGGQSLIRLAGVVESEIPCLFSAEVAVALSHWQARPGMVVTVVDAAGVMWRGRLTDLNASGGILIPFQRSLRPFESSLALTVYQALPEKERFELILEKLTELGVTRIVPIISQHSSTLAARDAKQPKSHRWPEVLRRAAVQCRRAIIPELSPCLDLASVFTDANNDTLRLMLYEGEGTFSLKETLAGQECRQVALLVGPEGGFAAEEVAVARCNGFLPVSLGPRILRTETAAISAATVIQYALGDLN, translated from the coding sequence ATGAAGAACTCGCCGCAGCCAGTCGCAAACGGTACCGCGTTTATCAGGAAGCCGGTTTTGTCACTACCCTCCGTGAATAGCGGCGGAGGCCAAAGCCTGATACGCCTTGCCGGCGTCGTTGAGTCCGAAATTCCGTGCCTGTTCTCTGCCGAAGTTGCAGTGGCACTGAGTCACTGGCAGGCGCGACCCGGGATGGTTGTCACGGTTGTCGATGCCGCCGGAGTGATGTGGCGGGGACGCCTCACTGATCTCAATGCCAGCGGGGGGATTCTGATCCCCTTTCAGCGCTCTTTGCGGCCGTTCGAAAGTTCTTTAGCTCTGACTGTCTATCAGGCGCTGCCGGAGAAAGAACGATTCGAACTCATTCTTGAAAAGCTCACCGAACTCGGGGTGACCCGCATCGTCCCCATTATTTCGCAGCACTCTTCCACGCTGGCGGCGCGCGATGCCAAACAGCCGAAATCCCACCGCTGGCCGGAAGTGCTCCGCCGGGCCGCCGTGCAATGTCGCCGGGCGATCATTCCGGAACTCAGCCCCTGCCTTGATCTCGCCAGCGTCTTTACTGATGCCAACAACGACACTCTCCGTCTCATGCTTTATGAAGGGGAGGGGACATTCTCCCTCAAAGAGACACTCGCCGGCCAGGAGTGCCGGCAGGTCGCCTTGCTGGTCGGTCCCGAAGGGGGCTTTGCCGCCGAGGAAGTCGCGGTCGCGCGTTGTAACGGATTTCTGCCGGTCTCCCTTGGTCCGCGCATCCTTCGCACCGAAACTGCGGCAATCAGCGCCGCCACCGTGATCCAGTACGCCCTCGGCGATTTGAACTAA
- a CDS encoding 6-carboxyhexanoate--CoA ligase yields the protein MSRLFSIRMRAALSSEHISGAERIAPAQDLATIASAMITRALDHSRGNPDTIHLTIDTLPATSIEHAPLPDITTVLVSNLHAGRSAARAELLRAGVSDTAASAAIRALASGAAPGGKVMRGAMLVDAKNGERLESDHARGLRVSRMDLSQAAHIALTAALQGSGRDTAHLREALALAGKVLLSPGIVAELCWSDDPDYTAGYVASPLRGYVRFPHLKEKGDRLGGRAFFYQRSTFNLAAITAFLEEEPVLFSQIGRIHHDEVFSG from the coding sequence ATGAGCCGACTCTTCAGTATCCGCATGCGCGCCGCGCTATCGAGCGAACACATCTCCGGCGCCGAGCGGATTGCTCCGGCTCAGGATCTGGCGACCATTGCCAGCGCGATGATCACCCGGGCCCTTGATCATTCGCGGGGCAACCCTGACACGATTCACCTCACCATCGATACTCTTCCTGCCACCTCTATAGAACATGCTCCCCTCCCTGATATCACGACCGTCCTGGTTAGCAATCTCCATGCCGGTCGTTCTGCAGCCAGGGCTGAACTGTTGCGCGCAGGTGTCAGTGACACGGCCGCTTCTGCCGCCATCCGGGCTCTGGCCAGCGGCGCCGCACCGGGAGGAAAAGTCATGCGCGGCGCCATGCTCGTCGATGCAAAGAACGGCGAGCGCCTGGAGAGTGACCACGCCCGCGGTCTCCGCGTCAGCCGAATGGATCTCAGTCAGGCAGCCCACATAGCCTTGACTGCCGCATTGCAGGGGAGTGGACGCGACACGGCACATCTGCGTGAAGCTCTCGCCCTGGCCGGAAAAGTTCTGCTATCACCGGGAATTGTGGCTGAACTCTGCTGGTCGGATGATCCCGATTATACGGCCGGGTATGTCGCTTCCCCGCTGCGGGGCTATGTGCGTTTCCCGCACCTGAAAGAAAAAGGGGACAGGCTGGGCGGCCGCGCCTTCTTTTATCAGCGATCGACCTTCAACCTCGCCGCCATCACCGCCTTTCTCGAAGAAGAACCGGTCCTCTTTAGCCAAATCGGACGGATCCATCATGACGAGGTCTTTAGCGGATGA